One window of the Salvia splendens isolate huo1 chromosome 1, SspV2, whole genome shotgun sequence genome contains the following:
- the LOC121808600 gene encoding linoleate 9S-lipoxygenase 5-like — protein sequence MGIFPPCDSSEVMEKLLGSVCGKTRDDPIPTPSKIKGKVVLMKKNVMDSTDLWASFVDRVHEVFGRGISLQLISSEHFDPDDQKRGRLGKEAYLEDWVTKFTSLKAEDEVSYDVEFDDCLGIPGAFVIRNRHHSQIYLKSLELEDVPGHSGPLHFVCDSWVYPAHRYDSDRIFFSNKAYLPSETPPPLIVYREQELKNLRGKGSGELKEWDRVYDYAFYNDLGSPEKGEDHARPVLGGSAYPYPRRARTGRAPNKKDPKTESRLFLLNLNIYVPRDEKFAQVKFSDFIGYAIKSVGQVLVPEIKAVFDKTFNEFDTFNDILSVYETRTQLPDEKSLAKIKDCVPWELLRELIRSDGERFLNFPVPEVIQADKTAWRTDEEFGREMLAGVNPVVIRLLEEFPPRSKLDTEVYGNQDSTITTEEIEKNMNGLTVNEAIEKKKLFILDHHDSLMPYLRRINTTSTKTYATRTLLLLEVNGTLKPLAIELSLPHESGDSHGAVSRVFTPCHEGVGGMIWQLAKAYAAVNDSGFHQLISHWLNTHAVIEPFSIATNRQLSTLHPVYKLLKPHFRDTIHINALARHTLINAGGVLETTVFPGRYAMEMSSLVYSNWNFTDQALPKDLLKRGVAVPDPSRPHGLRLLIEDYPFAVDGLEIWSAINLWVTEYCSLYYPTDEKVTGDVELQSWWKEIREVGHGDLSDKPWWPEMATRDDLVECCTIVIWVASALHAAVNFGQYAYAGYLPNRPTVSRRFMPEPGSPEYAELENEENHEVVFLKTITAQFQTLLGVSLIEMLSRHSTDEIYLGQRETPYWTGDREPVRAFERFSASLVEIEDRIKNRNLDPELRNRTGPVQMPYMLLYPNTSDETKKGGLNVKGIPNSVSI from the exons ATGGGGATTTTCCCACCATGCGACTCTTCAGAGGTGATGGAGAAGCTACTCGGATCCGTGTGTGGGAAAACCAGAGACGATCCCATTCCCACTCCATCGAAAATCAAAGGCAAAGTCGTGTTAATGAAGAAAAACGTTATGGACAGTACCGATTTATGGGCATCGTTCGTCGATCGGGTCCACGAGGTCTTCGGTCGAGGCATCTCTTTGCAGCTCATTAGCTCCGAGCATTTCGACCCCG atGATCAGAAGAGAGGGAGGCTAGGAAAGGAGGCCTACTTGGAGGATTGGGTGACCAAGTTCACTTCACTTAAAGCTGAAGATGAGGTCTCCTACGATGTCGAATTCGACGACTGCCTCGGGATTCCCGGGGCTTTCGTTATCCGGAATCGGCATCATAGTCAAATCTATCTCAAGTCCCTCGAGTTAGAAGATGTCCCCGGACACTCCGGTCCTCTCCATTTCGTGTGCGACTCGTGGGTTTATCCCGCGCATCGCTATGATTCGGACCGCATCTTTTTTTCAAATAAG GCATACCTACCATCGGAAACGCCACCACCACTAATCGTTTATAGAGAGCAAGAGCTAAAAAATCTCCGAGGAAAAGGCTCCGGCGAGCTCAAGGAGTGGGACAGAGTGTACGACTACGCATTCTACAACGACCTTGGAAGCCCCGAAAAAGGCGAGGATCATGCCCGCCCCGTGCTAGGCGGATCAGCCTACCCGTACCCTCGTAGGGCACGGACAGGCCGCGCACCAAACAAAAAAG ATCCCAAAACGGAGAGCAGATTGTTTCTGCTAAACCTAAACATCTACGTCCCACGAGATGAAAAATTCGCCCAAGTCAAGTTCTCCGATTTCATTGGCTATGCCATAAAATCGGTAGGGCAAGTCCTGGTCCCCGAGATCAAGGCCGTGTTCGACAAAACGTTCAACGAGTTCGACACGTTCAACGACATCTTGAGCGTCTACGAGACGAGGACTCAATTGCCTGACGAAAAATCCTTAGCAAAAATCAAAGACTGCGTTCCGTGGGAGCTGCTTAGAGAGCTCATTCGCTCCGATGGTGAGAGGTTCCTCAATTTCCCAGTTCCTGAAGTTATACAAG CGGATAAGACCGCATGGAGAACGGATGAAGAGTTCGGCCGTGAAATGCTGGCCGGCGTCAACCCGGTTGTCATTCGACTTCTCGAGGAGTTTCCACCAAGAAGCAAACTAGACACTGAAGTATATGGCAATCAAGATAGTACCATCACAACAGAGGAGATTGAGAAAAACATGAATGGCCTCACTGTTAATGAG GCAATAGAGAAGAAGAAGTTGTTCATACTAGATCACCACGACTCGCTGATGCCATACCTGAGACGGATCAACACGACGTCGACGAAGACTTATGCCACCCGAACCCTCCTTCTGCTCGAGGTAAACGGCACGTTGAAGCCACTCGCCATTGAGCTCAGCTTGCCGCACGAATCTGGAGATTCGCATGGAGCAGTGAGCAGAGTGTTCACTCCGTGCCACGAAGGCGTAGGCGGCATGATTTGGCAGCTAGCAAAAGCATACGCCGCCGTCAACGATTCCGGCTTCCACCAGCTTATCAGCCACTGGCTGAACACCCACGCCGTGATCGAGCCATTCTCGATCGCGACGAACAGACAGCTGAGCACTCTCCATCCGGTCTACAAGCTCCTCAAGCCACACTTCCGCGACACCATCCACATAAACGCCTTGGCCCGCCACACTCTCATCAACGCCGGTGGAGTACTCGAGACCACCGTCTTCCCCGGTCGATACGCCATGGAAATGTCCTCCTTGGTATACTCTAACTGGAATTTCACTGATCAGGCCCTCCCGAAGGACCTTCTCAAAAG AGGAGTGGCGGTTCCTGACCCGAGTCGGCCGCACGGCCTCCGCCTACTGATAGAGGACTATCCATTCGCGGTGGACGGGTTAGAAATCTGGTCGGCGATCAATCTCTGGGTGACAGAGTATTGCTCGTTGTACTATCCGACCGACGAAAAGGTAACCGGAGACGTGGAGCTTCAGTCGTGGTGGAAGGAGATTCGCGAGGTCGGGCACGGGGACCTGAGCGATAAGCCGTGGTGGCCGGAAATGGCGACACGAGACGACCTCGTCGAGTGTTGCACCATTGTCATATGGGTGGCGTCGGCCCTCCACGCGGCGGTCAACTTCGGGCAGTATGCTTACGCCGGTTATCTCCCGAACCGGCCCACTGTGAGCCGGCGGTTCATGCCTGAACCGGGTTCGCCTGAGTACGCGGAGCTGGAGAATGAGGAGAATCACGAGGTTGTGTTTCTGAAAACCATAACGGCTCAGTTCCAGACGCTGCTCGGGGTGTCACTGATCGAGATGCTGTCGAGGCATTCGACGGACGAGATCTATCTTGGGCAGAGGGAGACGCCGTATTGGACCGGCGACCGAGAACCGGTTCGGGCGTTTGAGCGGTTCAGCGCTTCGCTGGTTGAGATTGAGGATAGGATAAAGAATAGGAACCTCGACCCGGAGTTGAGGAACCGAACCGGGCCGGTTCAGATGCCGTACATGCTGCTCTATCCCAACACTTCGGATGAGACCAAAAAGGGTGGACTTAATGTCAAGGGAATTCCAAATAGTGTGTCTATCTAA
- the LOC121808621 gene encoding photosystem I reaction center subunit II, chloroplastic-like yields the protein MAMATQASLFSAAAAPKSSVAAPWKQSLASFPTLKPAKTQTIRPIRAMAEEATAATEAAPAGFTPPELDPNTPSPIFGGSTGGLLRKAQVEEFYVITWESPKEQVFEMPTGGAAIMRQGPNLLKLARKEQCLALGTRLRSKYKINYQFYRVFPNGEVQYLHPKDGVYPEKVNPGRTGVGLNFRSIGKNVSPIEVKFTGKQVYDL from the coding sequence ATGGCCATGGCAACCCAAGCCTCCctcttctccgccgccgccgccccaaAATCCTCCGTGGCAGCCCCATGGAAGCAATCCCTCGCCAGCTTCCCCACCCTAAAGCCCGCCAAAACCCAAACCATCCGCCCCATCCGCGCCATGGCCGAGGAGGCCACAGCCGCGACTGAGGCCGCCCCGGCGGGATTCACCCCGCCGGAGCTGGATCCGAACACCCCATCCCCGATCTTCGGGGGCAGCACGGGCGGGCTCCTCCGGAAGGCGCAGGTGGAGGAGTTCTACGTGATCACGTGGGAGTCCCCCAAGGAGCAGGTGTTCGAGATGCCGACGGGCGGCGCGGCTATCATGAGGCAGGGGCCGAACCTGCTGAAGCTGGCTAGGAAGGAGCAGTGCCTCGCCCTCGGCACCCGACTCCGGTCCAAGTACAAGATCAACTACCAATTCTACCGGGTTTTCCCCAACGGAGAGGTGCAGTATCTGCACCCCAAGGATGGGGTCTACCCGGAGAAGGTCAACCCCGGAAGGACCGGAGTCGGCCTGAACTTCCGGTCCATCGGGAAGAACGTCAGCCCCATCGAGGTCAAGTTCACCGGCAAGCAGGTTTACGATCTGTGA
- the LOC121808610 gene encoding uncharacterized protein LOC121808610 isoform X2, with protein sequence MNSSDLDDTLYSSKTGIGKALKRNVEEFLADKFGISESEAQDMNRELFRTYGSSLAGLRDLGYDINPDDYHRFVHGRLPYDLIKPDAELRNILQSIRQRKIIFTNSDRIHAMKALDRLGIRDCFETIICFETMNPGLWKPASMEHPVVLKPSMEAMRIAVDAADVDPRRTLFFDDNVKNIAAGKAVGLQTVLVGRVTKSEEADYAIETVTNMVQMIPEIWVGDDDKRINHARNEMDSVYAATTVVA encoded by the exons ATGAATTCTTCCG ATTTGGATGATACCTTGTATTCTTCCAAGACTGGAATTGGCAAAGCTCTTAAACGAAACGTTGAAG AATTTCTTGCTGACAAATTTGGAATTTCTGAATCCGAAGCTCAGGATATGAACAGAGAGCTTTTCAGAACTTATGGCAGCTCATTAGCTGGCCTCCGG GATTTGGGATATGATATCAATCCCGATGATTATCACAG ATTCGTGCACGGAAGATTGCCCTACGATCTGATCAAACCGGACGCAGAGCTGCGCAACATTCTGCAATCGATCAGACAGCGCAAAATC ATTTTCACGAATTCGGATAGAATTCACGCGATGAAAGCGCTCGATCGCCTCGGAATCAGAGACTGCTTTGAGACAATCATATGTTTCGAAACGATGAACCCTGGCTTGTGGAAACCCGCGTCGATGGAACATCCCGTGGTCTTGAAGCCGTcgatggaggcgatgaggatCGCTGTCGACGCTGCAGACGTCGATCCCCGCCGCACG TTGTTTTTCGACGACAATGTGAAGAATATAGCCGCCGGGAAGGCTGTCGGGCTTCAGACAGTTTTG GTTGGAAGAGTAACAAAGAGCGAAGAAGCAGATTATGCTATAGAAACGGTGACAAACATGGTGCAGATGATCCCAGAAATATGGGTAGGTGATGATGATAAGAGGATTAATCACGCCAGAAATGAAATGGATTCCGTTTATGCAGCCACTACCGTTGTTGCTTGA
- the LOC121808610 gene encoding uncharacterized protein LOC121808610 isoform X1, whose amino-acid sequence MNSSGISSSFQTLIFDLDDTLYSSKTGIGKALKRNVEEFLADKFGISESEAQDMNRELFRTYGSSLAGLRDLGYDINPDDYHRFVHGRLPYDLIKPDAELRNILQSIRQRKIIFTNSDRIHAMKALDRLGIRDCFETIICFETMNPGLWKPASMEHPVVLKPSMEAMRIAVDAADVDPRRTLFFDDNVKNIAAGKAVGLQTVLVGRVTKSEEADYAIETVTNMVQMIPEIWVGDDDKRINHARNEMDSVYAATTVVA is encoded by the exons ATGAATTCTTCCGGTATTTCTTCCTCTTTTCAAACCCTCATTTTTG ATTTGGATGATACCTTGTATTCTTCCAAGACTGGAATTGGCAAAGCTCTTAAACGAAACGTTGAAG AATTTCTTGCTGACAAATTTGGAATTTCTGAATCCGAAGCTCAGGATATGAACAGAGAGCTTTTCAGAACTTATGGCAGCTCATTAGCTGGCCTCCGG GATTTGGGATATGATATCAATCCCGATGATTATCACAG ATTCGTGCACGGAAGATTGCCCTACGATCTGATCAAACCGGACGCAGAGCTGCGCAACATTCTGCAATCGATCAGACAGCGCAAAATC ATTTTCACGAATTCGGATAGAATTCACGCGATGAAAGCGCTCGATCGCCTCGGAATCAGAGACTGCTTTGAGACAATCATATGTTTCGAAACGATGAACCCTGGCTTGTGGAAACCCGCGTCGATGGAACATCCCGTGGTCTTGAAGCCGTcgatggaggcgatgaggatCGCTGTCGACGCTGCAGACGTCGATCCCCGCCGCACG TTGTTTTTCGACGACAATGTGAAGAATATAGCCGCCGGGAAGGCTGTCGGGCTTCAGACAGTTTTG GTTGGAAGAGTAACAAAGAGCGAAGAAGCAGATTATGCTATAGAAACGGTGACAAACATGGTGCAGATGATCCCAGAAATATGGGTAGGTGATGATGATAAGAGGATTAATCACGCCAGAAATGAAATGGATTCCGTTTATGCAGCCACTACCGTTGTTGCTTGA